Genomic DNA from Candidatus Zixiibacteriota bacterium:
GGAGAATTTCGAGCCTCAATTTACCGTGTTTAATATACCCAATTTCCATGCTCTGCCCAGTTTGGACGGCACCAATTCCGAGGCTTTTGTCATCCTCAATTTTGAAAAACGGCTTGTTTTGATTGGCGGTACCAGTTACGCCGGCGAAATCAAAAAGGCGATTTTTACGGTCATGAATTACTTCCTGCCTCAGAAAAAGGTATTGTCGATGCATTGCTCGGCTAATATGGGAAGCAACGGCGATACGGCGATATTCTTTGGACTCTCCGGGACCGGCAAAACGACTCTCTCGACCGACCAGGAAAGGAGGTTAATCGGCGATGATGAGCATGGCTGGAGCGACGTTGGAGTGTTTAATTTTGAAGGAGGATGTTACGCCAAGGTGATTCGTCTCTCCGCCGACGGTGAACCTGACATCTATGAAACTACCCGGAAATTCGGCACGATATTGGAAAATGTCGCCATCGATTCCGAGAGTCGCAAGATAAATCTTGATGATAACTCGCTGACCGAGAACACCCGCGCCGCCTATCCCATCACGCATATCAAAGATATTGTTCCCGGCGGTGTCGGGGGGCATCCCCAAAACATAATTTTGCTGACGGCCGATGCCTTTGGAGTCCTGCCGCCGGTAGCTCGGCTGACCCCGGAAATTACTCACCGATATTTTCTGATTGGATATACGGCAAAACTGGCCGGTACCGAATTAGGCGTAACGGAGCCGAAGGCGACTTTCAGCGCCTGTTTCGGCGCCCCTTTTATGGCTCTGGAGCCATCGGTATATGCCAACCTGCTGCTGGAAAAGGTAAAGAAACACAAAGTTGACTGCTGGCTGGTCAATACCGGCTGGATTAACGGACCGTACGGCACCGGCGAAAGGATAAGTATCGCCCATACCCGCGCCATTATCCGAAACATTCTTAGCGGTCATCTGAAAAAAGTTGCCTATCGCCAGGATAAAGTATTCGGGCTGGATATACCGCTAAGTTGTCCCGATGTACCATCGGACATTCTCGACCCCTCGGGCGGCTGGAAGTCAGAGGGGCAGTACATATCAGAAGCGCAAAAACTTGCGTCGGCGTTTGAAAAAGTATATCTTGAATTCAAGAAGGATAAAGAGCTGGAGAAGGTAACCGCACTGGAATAACCAGAGGAATCTATGTCAGAGAA
This window encodes:
- the pckA gene encoding phosphoenolpyruvate carboxykinase (ATP), with protein sequence MNSRELSSYGLTNLGSVKWNLPTPALYEEIIRNHEGFVAHLGPLVVRTGQHTGRSPKDKFIVREANSESKIWWSQANQPFERERFDALFSRILAYLQGRHLYVQDCFAGADPSYRMPVRVINETAWHNLFVRNMFIRATSKKELENFEPQFTVFNIPNFHALPSLDGTNSEAFVILNFEKRLVLIGGTSYAGEIKKAIFTVMNYFLPQKKVLSMHCSANMGSNGDTAIFFGLSGTGKTTLSTDQERRLIGDDEHGWSDVGVFNFEGGCYAKVIRLSADGEPDIYETTRKFGTILENVAIDSESRKINLDDNSLTENTRAAYPITHIKDIVPGGVGGHPQNIILLTADAFGVLPPVARLTPEITHRYFLIGYTAKLAGTELGVTEPKATFSACFGAPFMALEPSVYANLLLEKVKKHKVDCWLVNTGWINGPYGTGERISIAHTRAIIRNILSGHLKKVAYRQDKVFGLDIPLSCPDVPSDILDPSGGWKSEGQYISEAQKLASAFEKVYLEFKKDKELEKVTALE